From a region of the Colias croceus chromosome 30, ilColCroc2.1 genome:
- the LOC123704642 gene encoding calmodulin-like protein 4: MARYFKEQDIDEFRECFYLFARSGQITSLDELTVVMRSLGMSPTIQELTGYLKGKGGKMSFADFLEVMHIHSRAENLPHEVVNAFRAADNDKKGVVPAKQLRNLLQNWGEGLSAREVDNIFREANVSNNGLVHYEDFVKIACAPVPDYY, encoded by the exons ATG GCTCGATATTTCAAAGAACAGGATATTGATG AGTTCCGTGAATGTTTCTATCTCTTCGCGCGTTCAGGGCAGATCACATCCCTTGATGAGTTGACGGTTGTCATGCGGTCATTGGGAATGAGCCCAACTATACAGGAACTTACAG gaTATTTAAAAGGAAAGGGAGGGAAGATGTCGTTCGCAGATTTTCTAGAAGTGATGCATATTCACTCTAGAGCAGAAAATCTGCCACACGAG GTGGTGAACGCCTTCAGAGCAGCTGACAATGACAAAAAGGGCGTAGTCCCGGCGAAGCAGCTGCGCAATCTGCTGCAGAACTGGGGCGAAGGCCTATCAGCTCGTGAA gTAGACAATATATTCCGCGAAGCGAACGTCTCTAACAACGGTCTGGTGCATTATGAAGACTTTGTCAAGATCGCTTGCGCTCCAGTAccagattattattaa